ATCCCAACTGTCACGGTGACAGAAACAAAAACGGCTGGTTTATTCCGGTTCTTTTTGTAATAAATGAAGAACTTTCGGTTGATATCGTTAACCTTTGACACTCATTTTTAAATTAACTCATCTGTAATTAAATAGGAATTTCTAGCACTTTTCATTTCGTCTGGTCTTTTGCCACtctctctttctgttgGCATTTTTGGTTTATGATTAAAATATACATTTTGGATAAGATCACCTAATCGCGTTGACTATGGTTCAGAAGAACTCTTCCCCCTAACTTTCTAACCTTGTTCGGCTATTTTCAAATATGATAATCATGCCAATTCTTTCATTGTTTATGAAAGCACAATCATGTGTCTCGCTGTATTTTTGGTTTTTGCGTTTGTTAGATTTGGAGTGagatgttcttcaagagagAAGATCAAACTCTTTATGTAGGACAatattcttctgtttcagTAGTGTTCTATTTTCAAACTATGATTCTAGTCCTGCCGATAGCTCAAGAAAACTAATGCGCCCTTGTCTTAATGACCTACAGTAACTTGGAACTTCTATGGCCATTTTCGTCtaaatttgaatttattAATAGTTTTTGCCCCGTGAATATTACTATTCCAAGTATTCGCTACTCATATGTACCAAAATTGATACTTTgtgaatttttttgttcTAATATGTATTTTTGGCAGATATCCTGAAAACTaaccaacaagatcaatatGCCGCCAATGATTTCACTACAGAACATTCCATAGAAGTTCATGGATTTCTAAATTTTTAGAGAAAGGCAGCATTTCTATATACTAGAGCTTATCCTGAGATGTCAAATAAGGACTAAAACCATGTAGCGTCTCTGCGgtattttcttcaacagcaaaTAGTAGATTGAGCTGCTTGGTGTCAAGCCTAGACAAAACGTTCGTTCAATCAGTTGACATTGCACTTCTTTCGGCATCACCCCAATCTTCAATGATACATGAAGTTTTCATACATGCAGAGTTTGAATATTTTCCTTGTCGGTTCCACTATCcgaaaaagagaaaactAACGTGAAGTTGACAAATCCAAACCTTGCGGTTCGAAAGACATTGAACACCatcagaaattgaagaatttatACTGCAAAAAAGGAAAATACTAATTGTGTTTTTTAAAGGTCGCTTGAACTTGCTAAATAGCAGTAAAACAGGAGAAGATGCTGCTCAGCTATGGCATAGAGAATATATAACATTAGATTCTTAATTCCAATGGGCCTTTGGCCAAATAGAGGTAAACTGTGTGACACATATAAGAAATATGTTCAGAAATTAGTTGAAATGGATCAAATGATTATCAACGAGAAATTAAAGAAAATCTATGTTCAAATTTAGAAGGATTAAAAGTTTCAAAATCGGCTTTAAGTTGACAAATTAAAGGGGAACTTAACTCGAGTTAGGAATTTAatccaacttcaagtgTTCATAGTGTGAAACACAATCCAGCAAATAAATTAATTTGTCTTGAATTTTATTGATTCGATCTCTGTAGCAAAAAATGCAAATAATTGTGTGGTATGCATTATTTAATTGATAGAACTCCCAAAATTTCAGCCAATGATATgattcaagttgttgtgGGTCCATACACAAGCCTTCCAAAATAGTTCTTGGAAGGTTTATAATCCTTTGGCGAATTCAATTTCTATTTGAGTTCTGGGGCCACTAAGTCGACAAAGAGCTTCTCAACGGGAACTACCCTCCGCTGGTTTCAATCTCTTCCTTGTGAATTGAGTTGATCCATCAGAATTCTCATGGAACTTGCGTGGGCGGGGTTTTCGACTCTACTGCTCCTTGACAGCATGTATTGATACACATGGTGAAATTATACTTAGGAAAGGTTCCCCTTATTGGTAACCATTTGCAGAAATGTTCCCTTCGAATAAATGGCGCTCGGCGGACAATTTTCCCAAAATAATATTATGTGGGGTAGTCACTTCCCGTTTTTGTCTGCATTTGAGCGGAAGGTAACACAGTCCAAAAACTCTTGCAGTAGTCAGACTTAGGGACAATCTTACGCCAGACTGCAAAATATATTATCTCCAATTTATATAAACCCAAAAAGTTAATACTATAAATACGAAACAAAGATCCTCCTTGAAGTTTTATGTTTTCTCACCTCAGTATCCAGAAATAAGAGATGTCCCAACTGAAAGAAAAATCCAACGTTATTACCACTGTCTTGAGCGAAGAACTTCCTGTGAACTACTCTGAAGAGATTTCCGATTATGTTTACCACGATCAACATTGGTGGAAGTATAATCACTTTCGCAAATTGCACTGGTATATCTTCGTTCTTACACTTACATCAACCAACAACGGCTATGATGGTTCTATGCTTAACGGTTTGCAATCATTGAGTACCTGGAAAGATGCCATGGGAAACCCTGAAGGTTATATCCTAGGAGCTCTTGCAAATGGTACTATATTTGGAGGTGTTCTTGCTGTAGCCTTTGCTTCTTGGGCCTGTGACAggtttggaagaaaatTGACTACTTGTTTCGGTTCGATAGTTACTGTTATTGGTGCAATATTACAGGGTGCTTCAACTAACTATGCATTTTTTTTTGTCTCTAGAATGGTCATTGGATTTGGATTTGGTCTTGCTAGTGTTGCTTCTCCAACATTAATCGCAGAACTCTCCTTTCCTACTTATAGACCTACATGCACTGCCCTTTACAATGTTTTCTGGTACTTGGGAGCTGTTATCGCTGCTTGGGTTACCTACGGTACCAGGACTATAGTGAGTGCATATTCATGGAGAATTCCATCTTACTTGCAAGGTTTACTACCCTTGGTTCAAGTATGTCTAGTTTGGTGGGTACCTGAGTCGCCAAGATTCTTAGTTTCAAAGGGTAAGATTGAAAAAGCTAGAGAATTTTTGATCAAATTCCATACAGGCAATGATACCCAAGAGCAAGCTACTAGATTGGTTGAATTCGAACTTAAGGAAATCGAAGCTGCATTAGAGATGGAGAAAATCAATTCAAACTCTAAGTATACTGACTTCATTACGATTAAGACtttcagaaagagaatttTCTTGGTTGCCTTTACTGCTTGTATGACTCAATTATCCGGCAATGGTCTAGTGTCTTACTACTTGAGTAAAGTTTTGATCTCGATTGGTATTACGGGTGAGAAggaacaattgcaaattaatGGTTGCTTGATGATTTACAACCTTGTTCTTTCATTGGCTGTTGCATTCACCTGTTACttgttcagaagaaaggctttgttcattttctcttgttctttcaTGTTGCTTTCGTACGTCATCTGGACTATTCTCTCTGCTATCAACCAACAAAGAAATTTTGAACAGAAAGGTTTGGGTCAAGGTGTTTTGGCAATGATCTTTATATACTATCTTGCATACAATATTGGGCTTAACGGATTACCATATTTGTATGTTACTGAAATCTTGCCATACACACACAGAGCTAAAGGTATCAATCTCTACTCTCTTGTCATCAACATCACCCTTATTTATAACGGTTTTGTCAATGCTATTGCTATGGATGCAATTTCATGGAAATACTATATCGTCTACTGCTGTATCATTGCCGTTGAATTGGTTGTTGTTATCTTCACTTATGTTGAGACTTTCGGATACAcgttggaagaagttgctcGTGTTTTTGAAGGTACTGACTCA
This window of the Scheffersomyces stipitis CBS 6054 chromosome 6, complete sequence genome carries:
- the HXT2.5 gene encoding possible hexose transporter (go_component integral to membrane~go_function transporter activity~go_process transport), which produces ISDYVYHDQHWWKYNHFRKLHWYIFVLTLTSTNNGYDGSMLNGLQSLSTWKDAMGNPEGYILGALANGTIFGGVLAVAFASWACDRFGRKLTTCFGSIVTVIGAILQGASTNYAFFFVSRMVIGFGFGLASVASPTLIAELSFPTYRPTCTALYNVFWYLGAVIAAWVTYGTRTIVSAYSWRIPSYLQGLLPLVQVCLVWWVPESPRFLVSKGKIEKAREFLIKFHTGNDTQEQATRLVEFELKEIEAALEMEKINSNSKYTDFITIKTFRKRIFLVAFTACMTQLSGNGLVSYYLSKVLISIGITGEKEQLQINGCLMIYNLVLSLAVAFTCYLFRRKALFIFSCSFMLLSYVIWTILSAINQQRNFEQKGLGQGVLAMIFIYYLAYNIGLNGLPYLYVTEILPYTHRAKGINLYSLVINITLIYNGFVNAIAMDAISWKYYIVYCCIIAVELVVVIFTYVETFGYTLEEVARVF